One genomic segment of Helicobacter enhydrae includes these proteins:
- a CDS encoding autotransporter outer membrane beta-barrel domain-containing protein yields the protein MNILRQTISDKISMGGGITMEKHASIFKPLVATSLALALGVSVASATDCDGSASAICWKQGVGETGFQKFTTLKIEAERNSQFNKIQFVQLPSGSLTIDNFTLKFRNSGGSQQQGAEASIGGGNAQIKLINKNNGLQLGNAGTSTLFIDFDLIRWGSARTATLVFDGTTPNTAGSDTPKTALKGNIEVKASQLNDIVNATFKGDMIGNIDINARKEGGIIYQRVKTNFTFDSGAKLKGNLTALYTNGEQNFIFQNGAGGIEGNITASGGIVVGNGSYGYSSENNTRVNITFKNHSNSTNFIKGNGSTGQIIAEGSGGGQNAQYKYNAHNRILFENKGEIGESSNRVSIIARPREAEHDKSRKFGGAQSYNLIQFKKQATLYLENLQAMFANQYYATSDYRNILSLELNNSQRAGDTNTLSINVVEANVNGTGGNYIGKGFLTLGSSGTAKDLTINTNAIDTPSVSNIAKGKLTANKIISKNGGKNTILIEEIAVDNGIFAGDNAKNTIFIGQGNSTIGTNGIDNQGNGSSGDYAIVTGASGENIFTLDSANLTIAKNIYTASGRNTTFNLNGTNSTLTLQGATNTITKLTANATESTLNLTNGTATITTTEIGNGSTLNLQAPKITTETLKLSANATSATLNLSSNAQATLGQAHNFNLLEIGKTNQADSQSVGLSSSNLTFVVSVDTEATQAGSKIGGVDVGASGGTYGHAYSDRVVILSVGNNNQGNTALKEQIAVAIDPSQTSSIKYSSGGTETEHNIAVATIKNRDNSDNVNNALATFTSIETINGGEKILIDFEKVATNENGKVDGVNGKVDGVNGKAQAGGGYTTYFLGKAISLGVDNTTQQALTSALSINYDLYIANLNSLNKRMGELRDNPYTQGVWARVFGGLQESNFGLGARTSYVTAQGGYDYALETEGAKNYIGLAFSYMHSKGESNKATQASNAINVSGINTIYLSNIQSSGYEIALYHSYVSNVGLYNDTIAKLSYITSDFSLSNSSDHNNTANNLGFTLSNEVGYRFILGEQQDYFIDPQLELSLGYLNQSDFTTKMKTRSGKGNQLKALQESVFLTRTRLGASFGKKIVEQDKNISLYVGTFYEYDLVTGGSNKLTTSTTKAYNPEFASNGRVVLNVGSNLELNQSTRVYVDVEKSFGDKLRTQLQFNLGARYSFGEKTSIENAKAQTTAPLRVGNTPTEETEKDRIVPTKPNKAKDTGTKATNQ from the coding sequence ATGAACATCTTGAGACAAACAATAAGCGATAAAATATCTATGGGGGGGGGTATAACTATGGAAAAGCACGCCTCTATTTTCAAACCCCTTGTTGCCACTTCGTTGGCATTGGCATTAGGTGTAAGTGTAGCGAGTGCGACAGATTGTGACGGCAGTGCAAGTGCGATTTGTTGGAAACAAGGTGTTGGTGAAACAGGTTTTCAAAAATTCACTACCTTAAAAATTGAAGCAGAAAGAAATTCGCAATTCAATAAAATACAATTTGTTCAATTACCAAGTGGCTCTCTAACAATCGATAATTTCACTCTCAAATTTAGAAATAGTGGTGGGAGCCAACAACAAGGAGCAGAAGCCTCCATAGGTGGAGGTAATGCTCAAATCAAACTCATCAACAAAAACAATGGACTCCAATTAGGAAATGCTGGCACTAGCACACTTTTCATTGATTTTGATCTAATAAGATGGGGAAGTGCTCGCACAGCAACACTTGTTTTTGATGGCACTACCCCCAATACAGCAGGAAGTGACACACCAAAAACAGCCCTCAAGGGCAATATTGAAGTTAAGGCTAGTCAACTTAATGATATAGTTAATGCCACTTTCAAAGGTGATATGATAGGCAATATCGATATTAATGCTCGGAAGGAAGGTGGAATAATTTATCAGAGAGTTAAAACAAATTTCACTTTTGATAGTGGAGCAAAACTCAAAGGAAATTTAACAGCATTATATACTAATGGTGAGCAAAATTTCATTTTTCAAAATGGAGCTGGAGGGATTGAAGGAAATATTACAGCCAGTGGAGGTATAGTCGTAGGCAATGGATCATACGGATATTCAAGTGAAAATAATACACGAGTCAATATCACTTTCAAAAATCATAGCAACTCAACCAATTTCATCAAAGGAAATGGAAGCACAGGACAAATCATAGCTGAAGGTTCAGGTGGTGGTCAGAATGCACAATACAAATACAATGCTCACAACCGAATCCTTTTTGAAAATAAGGGAGAAATTGGAGAGAGTAGTAACCGTGTGAGTATTATCGCAAGACCACGAGAAGCTGAGCATGATAAGAGCAGAAAATTTGGAGGCGCACAATCCTACAATCTTATACAATTCAAAAAACAAGCTACGCTTTATTTAGAAAATTTACAGGCAATGTTTGCAAACCAATATTATGCTACTAGCGATTATCGCAATATTCTTAGCCTTGAACTTAACAATAGCCAAAGAGCAGGTGATACAAATACCCTTTCTATCAATGTTGTAGAAGCAAATGTAAATGGTACTGGTGGTAATTACATCGGCAAAGGATTTTTAACACTTGGAAGTAGTGGCACTGCCAAAGATTTGACAATCAATACAAATGCGATAGATACTCCCTCTGTAAGCAACATTGCCAAAGGGAAACTTACTGCTAATAAAATCATCAGCAAAAATGGTGGAAAAAATACCATTCTCATAGAGGAAATAGCTGTTGATAATGGAATCTTTGCAGGAGACAATGCAAAAAATACCATTTTTATTGGTCAAGGTAACAGCACAATCGGAACAAATGGAATTGATAATCAAGGAAATGGTAGTAGCGGTGATTATGCTATTGTCACTGGTGCTAGTGGAGAAAATATATTCACTCTTGATTCTGCTAATCTCACCATAGCAAAAAATATTTACACAGCTAGTGGCAGAAACACAACCTTCAATCTCAATGGCACCAACTCCACCCTCACACTCCAAGGTGCGACCAACACTATCACTAAGCTTACTGCCAACGCCACAGAATCCACTCTCAATCTTACAAATGGGACCGCTACTATCACAACCACAGAGATTGGAAATGGAAGCACTCTCAATCTCCAAGCCCCCAAAATCACAACAGAGACCCTCAAGCTTAGTGCCAATGCCACATCTGCCACCCTCAATCTCTCAAGCAATGCCCAAGCCACACTAGGACAAGCCCACAACTTCAACCTCCTAGAGATTGGAAAAACAAACCAAGCAGATTCACAAAGTGTAGGACTCTCTTCAAGCAACCTCACCTTTGTTGTCTCTGTGGATACTGAAGCAACACAAGCAGGTAGCAAAATCGGAGGAGTGGATGTAGGAGCAAGTGGTGGCACCTACGGACACGCCTATTCTGATCGTGTTGTCATCTTAAGTGTAGGAAACAACAATCAAGGCAACACTGCTCTCAAAGAACAGATTGCCGTTGCTATCGACCCTAGCCAAACTTCAAGTATCAAATATTCAAGTGGTGGCACAGAGACAGAACACAACATTGCCGTCGCTACCATAAAAAATAGAGATAATAGCGATAATGTCAATAATGCCCTAGCCACATTCACCTCCATTGAAACAATCAATGGTGGAGAAAAGATTCTCATTGACTTTGAAAAAGTAGCCACAAATGAAAATGGTAAAGTTGATGGGGTAAATGGTAAAGTTGATGGGGTAAATGGCAAAGCACAAGCAGGTGGTGGCTACACCACCTACTTCCTAGGCAAAGCAATCAGTCTAGGAGTGGATAATACCACCCAACAAGCTCTCACTTCTGCTCTCTCTATCAATTATGATTTATACATTGCAAACCTCAATTCTCTTAACAAACGAATGGGAGAACTTAGAGACAATCCTTACACTCAAGGAGTATGGGCTAGAGTGTTTGGAGGACTCCAAGAATCTAACTTTGGATTGGGAGCACGCACAAGCTATGTGACTGCTCAAGGAGGATATGATTATGCACTAGAAACAGAGGGTGCCAAAAACTACATAGGACTTGCATTCTCTTATATGCACTCTAAGGGTGAGAGCAACAAAGCCACTCAAGCTAGCAATGCAATCAATGTGAGTGGTATCAATACTATCTATCTCTCCAATATCCAATCAAGTGGATATGAAATTGCTCTTTATCATTCTTATGTGAGCAATGTAGGTCTTTATAATGACACAATTGCCAAACTCAGCTATATCACTTCTGATTTTTCTTTGAGCAATAGTAGTGATCACAACAACACTGCAAACAATCTAGGATTCACTCTCTCCAATGAAGTGGGTTATCGTTTCATTCTAGGAGAACAACAAGATTATTTCATTGATCCACAATTAGAGTTAAGCTTAGGTTATCTCAATCAATCTGACTTCACCACCAAGATGAAAACTAGAAGTGGCAAAGGCAATCAACTCAAAGCACTCCAAGAGAGTGTGTTTTTGACTAGAACTAGACTAGGAGCTAGTTTTGGTAAAAAGATTGTAGAACAAGACAAAAACATCTCTCTTTATGTTGGAACATTCTATGAATATGATCTTGTCACAGGAGGATCCAACAAACTCACTACAAGCACAACAAAAGCTTACAATCCTGAGTTTGCTTCCAATGGTAGAGTGGTTTTAAATGTAGGAAGCAATCTAGAGCTTAATCAATCCACTAGAGTCTATGTGGATGTAGAGAAAAGCTTTGGAGACAAACTAAGGACACAACTCCAATTCAATCTAGGAGCTAGATATAGCTTTGGAGAAAAAACAAGCATTGAGAATGCAAAAGCACAAACCACTGCTCCTTTGAGAGTAGGAAATACTCCTACAGAGGAAACAGAAAAAGATCGAATAGTGCCTACTAAGCCCAACAAAGCCAAAGACACAGGGACAAAGGCGACTAATCAGTAG
- the fliF gene encoding flagellar basal-body MS-ring/collar protein FliF, with translation MDIGGLFKQITGFYEKMNKKQKIVLLSSVVVVVGFLAYLIVFSTSRGGNPTSGYSVLFEKVDPKDSALIVEYLQQNQIPYQLPQEDKILVPTDQVYEQRIALASKGIPKNSKVGFEIFDTKNFGDTDFDQKVKFIRAIEGELSRTIESLVPIESASVHIALPKESVFVSKATPPTASVVVKIKENMVLSPTQVLGIKNLVAAAVTNLTPENVKIVDDNGETLGENTEENASRELSKIIAMQLKYKTNYEKALEEKIIKILAPIVGGQDRVEAKVTAEFDFRQTKSTQEVFDPNNVVRSEQSLEEKREGSKPKEVGGVPGVVSNIGPVQGLNDAGREKYEKSTNTTNYEVGKTVSEIKGEFGVLKRLSAAVVVDGSYEKVEENGVEKLKYVPITPENLSKIDALVKQAVGFSKSRGDEISVSNFELNGMSKAYKPKDKWELFVSDLKKYVDPFTPIVKYLIVVLIAFVFYKKVIAPFIERMLSVSNEEDDILQSMLDDEDVKEGDSRLSEMRKRVEEQLSGESLFNEEDVKYDVLVEKMRDLISEKPQEIAALFQKLITDELDIDGNKNEPKPTEM, from the coding sequence TTGGATATAGGCGGATTATTCAAGCAGATCACAGGTTTTTATGAGAAAATGAACAAGAAGCAAAAGATCGTGCTTCTCTCAAGCGTCGTCGTCGTGGTCGGGTTTTTGGCGTATTTGATCGTGTTTTCTACAAGTCGTGGAGGCAATCCGACTTCTGGCTATTCTGTGCTGTTTGAAAAGGTAGATCCAAAAGATAGTGCATTGATTGTGGAATACCTTCAACAAAACCAAATCCCCTATCAACTTCCTCAAGAAGACAAGATTTTGGTGCCGACAGATCAAGTGTATGAGCAGAGGATCGCACTAGCGAGCAAAGGGATACCCAAAAACTCAAAAGTGGGGTTTGAAATCTTTGATACCAAAAACTTCGGAGATACGGATTTTGATCAAAAAGTGAAATTCATCCGAGCGATCGAGGGAGAGCTCTCACGCACGATTGAGTCTCTAGTGCCGATTGAGAGTGCAAGCGTGCATATCGCATTGCCCAAAGAATCAGTGTTTGTGAGCAAAGCAACTCCCCCCACTGCGTCGGTGGTGGTCAAAATCAAAGAAAATATGGTGCTATCGCCCACTCAAGTGCTAGGGATCAAAAACCTAGTCGCTGCCGCAGTGACAAACCTCACTCCCGAAAATGTCAAAATCGTCGATGACAATGGAGAAACGCTAGGTGAAAACACGGAGGAAAATGCCTCAAGAGAGTTATCCAAAATCATCGCAATGCAACTCAAGTATAAGACAAATTATGAAAAAGCCCTAGAAGAGAAAATCATCAAGATCTTGGCACCGATTGTCGGTGGGCAAGATCGCGTAGAGGCAAAGGTCACCGCAGAGTTTGATTTCAGACAAACCAAAAGCACTCAAGAGGTGTTTGATCCCAACAATGTCGTGCGTAGTGAGCAGAGTTTGGAGGAAAAAAGAGAGGGGAGCAAACCCAAAGAAGTCGGTGGTGTGCCCGGTGTGGTGAGCAATATCGGTCCTGTGCAGGGGCTCAATGATGCAGGTAGGGAAAAATACGAAAAATCCACAAATACGACTAACTACGAAGTGGGCAAAACGGTGAGCGAGATCAAAGGGGAGTTTGGGGTATTGAAGCGATTGAGTGCTGCGGTGGTCGTGGATGGAAGCTATGAAAAAGTAGAAGAAAATGGAGTAGAGAAGCTCAAATATGTCCCAATCACTCCTGAAAATCTCAGCAAGATCGATGCGTTGGTCAAACAAGCTGTGGGGTTTAGCAAATCGCGTGGAGATGAGATCAGTGTCAGCAATTTCGAGCTCAATGGAATGAGCAAAGCCTATAAGCCCAAAGACAAATGGGAGTTGTTTGTGAGCGATTTGAAAAAGTATGTGGATCCTTTCACGCCGATTGTCAAATATCTCATCGTGGTTTTGATTGCTTTTGTTTTCTACAAGAAAGTTATCGCACCATTTATCGAGAGAATGCTTTCTGTCTCCAATGAAGAGGATGATATTTTGCAGTCAATGCTTGATGATGAGGATGTCAAAGAGGGGGATTCACGCTTGAGTGAGATGCGTAAAAGGGTGGAGGAGCAACTCTCTGGCGAGAGTTTGTTCAACGAGGAAGATGTCAAATACGATGTGTTGGTTGAGAAAATGAGAGATTTGATTTCTGAGAAGCCTCAAGAGATTGCTGCGTTGTTTCAGAAACTCATTACAGATGAGCTAGATATTGATGGCAACAAAAATGAGCCAAAACCAACGGAAATGTAG
- the fliG gene encoding flagellar motor switch protein FliG produces MMANLTPRQKEQFDDLSMSEKIAILLLQMGDEVTSDILHYLDTEAVTEVSKHIALMNGTDRAIGAAVLEEFFAIFQSNQYISSGGFDYAREILTKALGQEEAKRIIDKLSKTMQTSQNFSYLAKVKPQQLANFIINEHPQTVALILAHMDSASAAQTLSYFSDDAKAEIAIRMANLGDISPSIVKRVSTVLENRLDALTSYKIEVGGPRTVAEVFNKLGQKAAVTTIEHIEKVDKSLASMIKEMMFTFNDIVNLDNSAIREILKVVDKKDLTLALKTATDELKEKFTSNMSQRAAEQFIEEMQFLGAVKLKDVEASQRKIAEMVQSLADQGLIQIGDGDEVVE; encoded by the coding sequence GTGATGGCAAATTTAACTCCACGCCAAAAAGAGCAGTTTGATGATTTGTCAATGTCTGAAAAGATCGCTATTTTGTTGTTGCAAATGGGGGATGAAGTCACAAGTGATATTTTGCATTATTTGGATACAGAGGCTGTGACGGAGGTGTCCAAGCATATTGCTTTGATGAATGGGACAGATCGAGCGATAGGTGCAGCGGTTTTGGAAGAATTTTTTGCAATATTCCAATCCAATCAATACATCAGCAGTGGTGGTTTTGACTATGCACGAGAGATTCTGACCAAAGCGTTGGGACAAGAGGAGGCTAAGCGAATCATTGACAAGCTTTCCAAAACAATGCAAACCTCGCAGAATTTCAGCTACCTTGCCAAAGTCAAGCCTCAACAACTTGCCAACTTCATCATCAATGAGCATCCACAAACCGTGGCTTTGATTTTGGCTCACATGGATTCTGCAAGTGCAGCCCAAACGCTTAGCTATTTTTCTGATGATGCCAAAGCCGAAATCGCAATAAGAATGGCAAATCTAGGGGATATTTCCCCAAGTATTGTCAAAAGGGTCTCCACGGTGCTTGAAAACAGGCTTGACGCATTGACAAGTTACAAAATCGAGGTGGGTGGTCCAAGAACTGTGGCAGAAGTGTTCAACAAATTGGGACAAAAGGCTGCTGTCACTACGATTGAGCATATCGAAAAAGTGGATAAGAGTTTGGCAAGTATGATCAAAGAAATGATGTTTACTTTCAACGACATTGTCAATCTAGACAATAGTGCGATCCGCGAGATTCTCAAAGTCGTAGATAAAAAAGATTTGACTTTGGCACTCAAAACCGCAACAGATGAGCTCAAAGAAAAATTCACTTCCAATATGTCCCAGCGTGCTGCCGAGCAGTTCATTGAAGAAATGCAATTTTTGGGTGCTGTGAAGCTCAAAGATGTAGAAGCCTCACAGAGAAAAATCGCAGAGATGGTGCAATCACTAGCAGATCAAGGATTAATTCAAATAGGTGATGGAGATGAAGTTGTTGAATAA
- a CDS encoding FliH/SctL family protein — translation MKLLNNESFEENNYIAGEMQEGHIIKKYEFRNIEKEPELVNAIEEKGIYTPPAPQQVPEIDNEKLEELLKGQKLLEEKILALSTQIEAQNQGEGKELEAVRQSAYQQGLLEGEQKAKEKMQIEQDHQEQRVVLALQELDQHLAAIKTRITEIEKDLSVIALDIAKEVILQEVQERHQEIALTLAKELLAPVAENITVTLRVNPLDLNHLQERIEGTRQVEFVADPSVGKGGVVINSAYANFDGSILSRYKHLKQSLLDEKGL, via the coding sequence ATGAAGTTGTTGAATAACGAGAGTTTTGAAGAGAATAACTATATTGCCGGGGAAATGCAAGAGGGGCATATCATCAAAAAGTATGAGTTCCGCAATATCGAAAAAGAGCCCGAGCTTGTCAATGCGATCGAGGAAAAAGGGATTTATACCCCTCCGGCTCCTCAGCAGGTGCCAGAAATCGATAATGAAAAACTAGAGGAACTTCTCAAAGGGCAAAAGCTCCTAGAAGAAAAAATCCTTGCTTTGAGCACACAAATAGAAGCACAGAATCAAGGGGAGGGCAAAGAGCTTGAGGCGGTGCGTCAGAGTGCCTATCAGCAGGGGTTGCTTGAGGGGGAACAAAAGGCAAAAGAAAAAATGCAAATCGAACAAGATCATCAAGAGCAAAGGGTGGTTTTGGCACTCCAAGAGTTAGATCAGCATTTGGCGGCAATCAAAACGCGTATCACTGAGATTGAAAAAGATTTGAGTGTGATTGCTCTTGATATTGCCAAAGAGGTGATTTTGCAAGAGGTGCAAGAGCGTCATCAAGAGATCGCACTCACCCTTGCCAAAGAGCTTCTAGCCCCTGTCGCAGAAAATATCACAGTGACTTTGCGTGTCAATCCTCTTGATTTGAATCATCTACAAGAAAGGATAGAGGGGACTCGGCAAGTTGAGTTTGTGGCTGATCCTTCTGTGGGAAAAGGCGGGGTTGTCATCAATTCTGCTTATGCCAATTTTGATGGGAGTATTTTGTCGCGTTATAAACATCTCAAGCAAAGCTTACTTGATGAAAAAGGTCTGTGA
- the dxs gene encoding 1-deoxy-D-xylulose-5-phosphate synthase → MDWTHQQIANADIAVLEQISQQIRDRILEVVSRNGGHLSSTLGAVELIVAMHKVFDCEVHPFIFDVGHQAYAHKLLTKRWEEFETLRQFGGMSGFPSPKESLSDYFITGHSSTSISLALGCAKAFALRQESKIPIALIGDGAMSSGLVYEALNELGERKYPMIIILNDNEMSISKPIGAISRCLSQMIASPLCQSFKSNLKKILSKMPESATYMARKFEEAFKLISPGVIFEELGLNYIGPIDGHNLEEIVTTLKKAKEINAPVIIHAQTLKGKGYKIAEGHLENWHGVSPFDLQSGKSAKSSSITPTRTFSEALLQLAQEREDVVGITAAMPSGTGMNALIDAFPERFWDVAIAEAHGVTSMASMAKCGFKPFVAIYSTFLQRAYDQIIHDTSILSLPVVFAIDRAGIVGEDGETHQGLLDVAYLRSIPNMIVFAPRDNATLKEAVLFASNVKEAPCAFRYPRNRFALAEGVFAPTPFEIGKLEVLYQSQQPSVLLIGYGNGVGRGWLVAQELQKENIGVTLVDLRFVKPLDQEGLESLLDAHAFTFVLSDSYLLGGVGSAIMESCGKKVWSLEVGDRFVEHGESGVVEEMLGLSTQRLSQRIKEICGYKRSE, encoded by the coding sequence ATGGATTGGACTCATCAACAAATCGCCAACGCAGACATCGCGGTTTTGGAGCAAATCTCCCAACAGATTCGCGATAGGATTTTGGAGGTTGTTTCACGCAATGGAGGGCATTTGAGCTCGACATTGGGGGCTGTGGAGTTGATTGTTGCGATGCACAAGGTGTTTGATTGTGAGGTTCATCCTTTTATCTTTGATGTGGGGCATCAAGCCTATGCTCACAAGCTTTTGACTAAGAGGTGGGAGGAGTTTGAGACTTTGCGGCAGTTTGGAGGGATGAGTGGTTTCCCTAGCCCCAAAGAATCTTTGAGCGATTATTTCATCACAGGGCATAGCTCTACTTCTATTTCCCTAGCACTTGGTTGTGCCAAAGCGTTTGCCCTGCGTCAAGAATCCAAAATCCCCATTGCTTTGATTGGTGATGGTGCGATGAGTTCGGGGTTGGTGTATGAAGCACTGAATGAATTGGGCGAGAGAAAATATCCGATGATTATTATTTTGAATGATAATGAGATGAGTATCAGCAAACCTATCGGAGCGATCAGTCGCTGTTTGTCTCAAATGATTGCAAGTCCGTTGTGCCAAAGTTTCAAGAGCAATCTCAAAAAGATTCTCTCCAAAATGCCTGAGAGTGCGACTTATATGGCACGCAAATTTGAAGAGGCTTTCAAGCTGATTTCACCGGGTGTTATTTTTGAGGAACTTGGATTGAATTATATCGGTCCGATTGATGGACACAATCTAGAGGAGATTGTCACAACTCTCAAAAAAGCAAAAGAGATCAATGCTCCAGTGATTATCCACGCACAAACGCTCAAGGGGAAGGGGTATAAAATCGCAGAGGGACATTTGGAGAACTGGCATGGCGTCTCGCCTTTTGATTTGCAAAGTGGCAAAAGTGCCAAAAGCTCATCTATCACCCCGACACGCACTTTTTCTGAAGCTTTGCTCCAATTGGCTCAAGAGCGTGAAGATGTGGTGGGGATCACAGCTGCTATGCCAAGTGGCACGGGAATGAATGCTTTGATCGATGCGTTTCCTGAGCGTTTTTGGGATGTGGCGATCGCAGAAGCACACGGGGTCACTTCGATGGCAAGTATGGCTAAATGTGGATTCAAGCCTTTTGTGGCGATTTATTCGACTTTTTTGCAAAGAGCTTATGATCAGATCATCCACGATACAAGCATTTTGTCTCTACCTGTGGTGTTTGCAATCGATCGTGCAGGGATTGTGGGTGAGGATGGTGAAACACATCAAGGTTTGCTTGATGTGGCGTATCTGCGTTCTATCCCCAATATGATTGTTTTTGCCCCAAGGGACAATGCCACTCTCAAAGAAGCGGTTTTGTTTGCTTCAAATGTCAAAGAGGCACCTTGTGCGTTTAGATATCCACGCAATCGCTTCGCTTTGGCAGAAGGGGTGTTTGCTCCGACTCCATTTGAAATCGGGAAGCTTGAGGTTTTGTATCAAAGCCAACAGCCCTCTGTGTTGTTGATCGGGTATGGCAATGGCGTGGGGCGTGGGTGGCTTGTGGCACAAGAGTTGCAAAAAGAAAACATCGGTGTGACACTGGTGGATTTGCGTTTTGTGAAGCCTTTGGATCAGGAGGGGCTAGAATCTTTGCTTGATGCACACGCTTTTACTTTTGTTTTGAGTGATAGCTATCTACTTGGTGGGGTGGGAAGTGCGATTATGGAATCTTGTG